The bacterium YEK0313 genome includes a region encoding these proteins:
- the hemA_2 gene encoding 5-aminolevulinate synthase — MTYKRFFEDAVARLKDERRYRVFADLERSVGRFPRAAWHGPEGVRDVVIWCSNDYLGMGHHPDVIEAMAGCARRMGTGAGGTRNISGTSHPVVELERELADLHGKEAALVFTSGYVSNQTGISTLARLIPGCLILSDALNHNSMIEGVRQSGCEKQVFRHNDLDHLEELLKAAGAERNKLIVFESVYSMDGDTSPIAAICDLADRYRAMTYIDEVHAVGMYGPRGGGIAERDGVMHRLDIVEGTLGKAFGVMGGYIAGDAIVIDAVRSHAAGFIFTTALPPAIASAAAASIRHLKASDRERNAQQRQAARTKRVLALAGLPVMASETHIVPVLVGDAEKCKAASDRLLRQHGIYIQPINYPTVPRGTERLRITPGPAHTDAMIDDLAASLIETWLALDLPLKPWADAAE, encoded by the coding sequence ATGACCTATAAACGCTTCTTCGAAGATGCCGTCGCGCGATTGAAGGACGAGCGCCGCTATCGCGTCTTCGCCGATCTCGAGCGTTCGGTCGGCCGTTTCCCGCGTGCCGCCTGGCATGGCCCCGAAGGCGTGCGCGACGTCGTCATCTGGTGCTCCAACGACTATCTCGGCATGGGCCACCATCCCGACGTCATCGAGGCCATGGCCGGCTGCGCCCGCCGCATGGGCACCGGCGCCGGCGGCACGCGCAACATTTCCGGCACGTCCCATCCGGTGGTCGAGCTGGAGCGCGAGCTCGCCGACCTGCACGGCAAGGAGGCGGCCCTCGTCTTCACCTCGGGCTACGTCTCCAACCAGACCGGCATTTCAACGCTCGCCCGGCTGATCCCGGGCTGCCTGATCCTGTCGGACGCGCTCAACCACAATTCGATGATCGAGGGCGTGCGCCAGTCGGGCTGCGAGAAGCAGGTGTTCCGGCACAATGATCTGGATCACCTGGAAGAGCTGCTGAAGGCCGCCGGCGCCGAGCGCAACAAGCTGATCGTGTTCGAGAGCGTCTATTCGATGGACGGCGACACCAGCCCGATCGCCGCCATCTGCGACCTCGCGGACCGCTACCGCGCCATGACCTATATTGACGAGGTCCATGCGGTGGGCATGTATGGCCCGCGCGGCGGCGGCATTGCCGAGCGCGACGGCGTCATGCATCGGCTCGACATTGTCGAAGGCACGCTCGGCAAGGCCTTCGGCGTGATGGGCGGCTATATCGCGGGCGACGCCATCGTGATCGACGCGGTGCGCAGCCATGCCGCCGGCTTCATCTTCACCACCGCCCTGCCCCCGGCGATCGCCAGCGCCGCGGCGGCCTCGATCCGCCACCTCAAGGCTTCCGATCGCGAACGCAACGCGCAGCAGCGCCAGGCCGCGCGCACCAAGCGGGTGCTGGCGCTCGCCGGCCTGCCGGTCATGGCGAGCGAAACCCATATCGTGCCGGTGCTGGTGGGCGATGCGGAGAAATGCAAGGCCGCGAGCGACCGCCTGCTGCGCCAGCACGGCATCTACATCCAGCCGATCAACTATCCGACCGTGCCGCGCGGCACCGAACGCTTGCGGATCACGCCGGGGCCGGCCCACACGGATGCGATGATCGACGATCTCGCCGCGAGCCTCATCGAGACCTGGCTCGCGCTCGACCTGCCCCTGAAACCCTGGGCCGACGCGGCGGAATGA
- the novR gene encoding Decarboxylase NovR, which yields MTADVKITDVKTLRRELAAAFRLAARFELNEGVCNHFSVVVPGAEERFLINPYGIHWAEMRPDDLLLIDGDGTIHEGWGEVEASARNIHIAGHRANPRHQAILHVHMPHATALTMVEGGRLEMAHQTACRFLGRTAYQGFGGVALTAEEGERIAQAQKDNPEADIIFLDHHGVTVGGPTVAVAFDDLYYLERACRQQILALSTGLPLKIIPEPQQKQTAREWMQVLDYQASKHFEALMRLHGL from the coding sequence ATGACCGCCGACGTGAAGATCACCGATGTGAAGACCTTGCGCCGCGAGCTCGCCGCGGCCTTCCGCCTTGCCGCGCGCTTCGAGCTCAACGAGGGCGTCTGCAATCACTTCTCGGTGGTGGTACCGGGCGCCGAGGAGCGCTTCCTGATCAATCCCTACGGCATCCACTGGGCCGAGATGCGCCCGGACGACCTCCTGCTCATCGACGGCGACGGCACGATCCACGAGGGCTGGGGCGAGGTCGAGGCCTCGGCGCGCAACATCCACATTGCCGGCCACCGCGCCAATCCCAGGCACCAGGCGATCCTGCACGTGCACATGCCGCATGCGACCGCGCTCACGATGGTCGAGGGCGGCCGGCTGGAAATGGCACACCAGACCGCCTGCCGCTTCCTCGGCCGCACCGCCTATCAGGGCTTCGGCGGCGTCGCCCTGACCGCGGAGGAGGGCGAGCGCATCGCCCAGGCGCAGAAGGACAATCCCGAGGCCGACATCATCTTTCTCGACCATCACGGCGTAACGGTTGGCGGGCCGACGGTGGCGGTCGCCTTCGACGATCTCTACTACCTGGAGCGTGCCTGCCGGCAGCAGATCCTCGCCCTGTCGACCGGCCTGCCACTGAAGATCATTCCCGAGCCGCAGCAGAAGCAGACGGCGCGCGAATGGATGCAGGTGCTGGACTATCAGGCCAGCAAGCATTTCGAGGCCCTGATGCGCCTGCATGGGCTGTGA
- the infC gene encoding Translation initiation factor IF-3, protein MRAAAPVERDGPRINDMIRVREVQLIDAEGENRGVVPTRDAVQMATEAGLDLVEVAPNAVPPVCKIMDYGKFKFQEQKKAAEARRNQKTVEVKEIKLRPGIDDHDYDTKMKAMKRFFEEGDKVKVTLRFRGREMAHVDIGVKVLDRVKADTVAIAKVEQESRLEGKQMIMILAPK, encoded by the coding sequence ATGAGAGCCGCCGCCCCCGTCGAACGAGACGGTCCGCGCATCAACGACATGATCCGTGTCCGCGAAGTCCAGTTGATCGACGCCGAAGGTGAGAACCGCGGCGTGGTTCCGACGCGCGACGCCGTTCAGATGGCGACGGAGGCCGGCCTTGATCTCGTCGAGGTCGCCCCGAATGCCGTGCCGCCCGTCTGCAAGATCATGGACTACGGCAAGTTCAAGTTCCAGGAGCAGAAGAAGGCCGCCGAGGCCCGCCGGAACCAGAAGACGGTCGAGGTCAAGGAAATCAAGCTGCGCCCGGGTATCGACGACCACGACTACGACACCAAGATGAAGGCCATGAAGCGGTTCTTCGAGGAAGGCGACAAGGTCAAGGTGACCCTGCGCTTCCGCGGCCGCGAAATGGCCCATGTCGATATCGGCGTGAAGGTGCTCGATCGGGTCAAGGCCGATACCGTGGCCATTGCCAAGGTCGAGCAGGAAAGCCGGCTGGAAGGCAAGCAGATGATCATGATCCTGGCGCCGAAATAG